From Quercus robur chromosome 8, dhQueRobu3.1, whole genome shotgun sequence:
TTTCACAtgagtttaaagtttaaactctcaataatttaatttacaaCTCTTAAAACTAAATTCTCAATACCCAAAATAATTGCCAATAAGCCTGGTTAATTAGAAGGTATTGCGTGCAAAAATTGTAAGCTCATGGTAGAACGGTTAATGCAAGGGTGTTGGCCAATGTAAACTCTCACAATTTGTGTTGGAGTTTTAATTTCTCTCTATATACATATAAGGAGGTTAATAGGGGCGTCAAGAGCCTTATAACTTTGTGGCGTGACATTATTAAGAGAACTAGGATTCTAATCCTCTTCTTTCATTATTGTAACTATAGAATAAAGAGGGGTTAGATATCTTTCATGGGTTATAATTCTATCATTAGGTAGACCATATTAATCGATCCTTGCATTTTggtatatttctttctttattaaattactTTACCCCATAATACATGTTGatattcaataataataatcttttcTGTCAATAATTCTCTACCATTAGATGTATAGAAGTATGAAGGATCGTAGTAACATCAGTGTACTGGTTCCAACGAAGCACTACTTACGTGAAAGAAAAGCACATTCTAAAGATCTCAGAACCTTTTCTGTTTGCTCTCCTCAGAGGTAATTTGCGTTGACCATATTTTTGTTCTAGCCATTATTTTAGCCGCAACTCTCGGTCACAGAGCTGGAATCGGTGTTCATATTCACATGCAATTATTTTGTctctatgtttttatttttttcttctttggcaAAGGATCTGAGGAAACAATTTCTTTCGAGGGTTTCATGGCAGTGAGTACGCACAACACCCTTGCATTAAAATAATACCGGTGTCAACACGTTTGAAAACTCAGGAATtcccttccttctttttttttatttcatactAAGCAAATTTGGGATattaagattattattttttagtaagcattattttgtaatatgtgTTTTGGGTCAGTTGATCTTTTTATAACTCTAATAGTTACAATAATTGGTCAGGGAATTTAAATATTAGTTCTTCtcataaaaaacatataatatttatcTCTAAGTTACTTGacttaatctatatataatgaCACATAAATGGTTGTAAAAGAGTATTTTTTGATAGAGTGttgtcaagagtcttgtaattcaACTAATTAGTATCTTCTGATATTTTCAATCTAGGGTTTAAATCGCTCTTTCTCCatttattaaattacaaaataaaaaattgtggagtgtcaaaatatatagtaggggcttttttttgacaattctcCAAAGCTCGATAAATATTAGCAGGGACGTAGCTATCtttggactaatttttttttaaaaaaagtattattatatatatgtgtgcactaattttagcaattttgttatatgaaattacattttttcccttaaacaatattattgattcttttaagagtaatgttgtactcacaaacttttttacaacatttttacaaactattttagtagcaaattcttattgtgCACATGGACCCACcactcacatcatttttttacttactagttACCACTTAttacatcaataatttataaaaaaaagtttgtagcgctagtattttcctcattttagtaactataaaaaaatttatagatctaaaacaaaatacacaagcccaaaaaaatagcttaacaacaaaaattaccaataataaaactttaaaaaaaattaagctcagttaaccaattttattcaaaataaacaaccctatcatttaaaaaattataaacaaaaataattttgttcttactgaccaaaaaaaaaattctaagcaACTAAATAGTAACAGAGTTAAAGAATGAAACCGTTGTACACAGCTAACAGTAAAGCCGCCCCTTGACTTAAAACTTTAGCTCTGTCCCTGAATATTAGTGCTACTcaccttttgttttttcttctttttggggTGTATGTTTTTATCCCTATAAAGTTTACAGGCTCCAGACAGTATAAGAtggggttttgtttttattgaagATTATAAGATGGGGTCTCTGAAATGCATGTCAATCAACAAATAAcgataaaattcaaaaacacgtgtttttgaaaatgtttgatATGTACAAGTACAACTAGATCATCAATTTGGCAGTAATATGTGGAAACGAAATAGGCACTTACAGTTGCTTCTGGCCTTCTTTAACTAGCATATACAGAAGTATTGTAACCACACACAGTGGCTTAATAACAATCAACCGGTGCATTTGGAATATATTTAAACTTATGGGTTTTCGTCAACTCACAAGTTCTTTTATTAACTTGGAGTTGATCTTTAGTATTTTATGATATTTCTATGATTTTAATTTGTAGCAGATATATTATAatgcagaaaaaaaaagtattttttttttctccatattGTGTTGACTATTTCTCTCCTACTAAAGGGTTATGATAAATAAGGTATATATCTACGGAGTTTTGGCCTCTTCCACAGGCTGCAAAAGATAGTAACATACTACCTAGATagagaattttaatttattttaatgtcCTGTCAAAATGGAGGCATTTTAAATAAATCCCACCTGTTACTTTGTCCATTTCCTCAGTCAATACTTGACTAAACCTTGATCTATGAGAATTGGTAAAGAGCCTtttctatacacacacacatcagGAAAAGACAGCTTAGAGAAACTATACTCATTAGGAAAAACAACCCCATTCTTATTaaataatatcttctttttttctcaatattcTACAGACCATTGGGGGATGAGTTAAGACAAGGGGAATATGACAGCAGGGTTTTTGGACATGAAATCTTTTCTGAAGACAGCAACAGGCTTCTACAAACAATCGAAGAAACTAGCAATCGGCATCAGGTATACTCTCAACCTTTGGATGACATAAATGCATGGCATGCGCACACACATGCATGCAAacaatatgagagagagagagcaatgaCTGTAGAAGAGAAATATGATTCTACTCACTGAAGAATCATTAGATAATTAATacagaaaattaattaatgacattaaaatttataagatACGGTGCTTAAACCTCCAAGGATGACCATGGTTTTAGTTTGATTAAATTGCATTTTTAGTCATCTTTGTTTAAAAATcgttattatatttaaaatgtttcaaaacGGTTTTACAATCTTTTGTTGGTGTAAAACACTAACGtatcaaacaaaattattaaaaccaACGTCactttaatgatgtggcatgaattttatttgctaggttagtattttttttattataagaatCCATTGATTCTTATAAAATTGAGATAGTTTGAGTAGTTCTTTGAGGAAACTAGGCTTCCTAAAGAGTCAGaatgcaaagagagagagattaagagagTATTTATACAGTATTTTTCAACTAACTATAACTAACTACTTTTGCCACATCAATTACAACTAACTACCATTGCCACATAAGAAATTATCCTAAGTAAGTTCCAAATTAGAAAAGCTTTGACAGCACAACACAGTGCACAAGAGCAGCTTGATTCACAGCAGAGCTAACCCTAtcatttttcatccaaagaCAACAATGAAGACATTTTCGgaacaattttaaatatataaaaatgaaagtGAAACATTTCACAATATAAAGAAGAttttaaaacaaatatcaaaagttgaaaaagaaatatacaatTTAACTTTTTCGTTTCTAATCCCATATCAATATGTTTATAAGAGTAAGCAGTAAGGATATGTAATAAGTGTTTAAGCGACTTAATTTGGAGGttaaaaaactgtttttggAGGTGGGCTTGCAACTAAAACTCTAATCAGACctcataaacttttttttttaaatggaataaACCTCATAAACTTAATTCTATCATttacttaacaaaaattaaaatttaaaaatcgtgaaaagaaaatgaagaacaaaagGTTGTCCTGTGTCAAGGATCTCataataaagtaatttgaatgggattaattaatttcatttatttattttgcttctttcttAGGTACAATTGTTTTAAAGTTTCAGTTctttttagttacaaaattatatttttacactttaaataaaataaactgtgATGCTTTAGATTGATTGGATATTGATTAAGTGTGTGTTGTGTAGGTATGTGATAAAACCCAAATCAAGCATATATCGGTTTGATTTAGGTTTTAACAACAATTACAAAGAACCTCAATTATGGCATGTATGACTAGCATTTTTTCCTTGCTCATTGTGACTAGACTAATCATTTTGAGATATAACCCATAGGGTCATGACATAAACTAAATATGTTAAAACAAATAAGTTCATCTAATCTTTGAAAATTGAGAACATGATCCGTTGTATATGTTCATGCATGCAATGCCATGTTATGACCTTCACTAGTTAAAACAAATAAGCTCATCTTGTATGTGTACATGCATGCTAAGTTCATTTTGTATATGTAAATGCATGCTATGCCATGTTATGAGCTTCACTGCTTGCTTTCGTATGGAGTAATTAAGATTATCATGCATGCATATTATCTTTGCAGGATACAAATACATGCTTAGTTTGTAGCATGTCCAATGAAACCAGTGGACCTGATGAAATTTGCGAGCTCTCACTATCCTCGGCTCCTCCAGCGATGCATAGTGtagaagagagagagttctGGCCTTTAACTGATTATAACATTCCTGATTCTAGTTCCTTAAATGAATTCATAAACATTCCCCATTTCCACTCCCTTGGGAGCAGTAGCATAAACTTGGATCTAACCATCTAAATTACCTATCAAGATTAGATATGCACTTCTTTGTTTGTATTTATCCTCTCAGTATGTTAATACGAATTAGACTGTTagtagaaaattaattaaaatatgacaaaaatgaggaattgaagtttttttatATGGGTATGAATctaaactatatatatgtggATGTTAGCTAATCTGAGTAGAGAATTTATAATAAACTATTAGTTATAAAGGTTCTCAAATCTGCTCCAATTCCCACCAGATTCCTAGAAATCTCAACAAACAACTTCACTAAGGTTTACTGTATAGGGACATTAATAAATTCATTTGATAGTAGACAATATTGTCATATGACATTAGGAAATTATAGGGGATCATACCCTCAAAGTTTTGCATAAATGACAGCTCCACTGATATTTGTGATTATTCTAACAGATGCATATTGAAATCTCTATTTTGTCCTGAATTTGTTCTTGATTAAGCGATATAATTaatgttcttaatttttgggtaaatatATCAGGTGGCTCAAAGagattttttgggtaagtatcgGGTGACCCGAGTAAAATAGAGATTTAGTTGAGAAATCAATAAACTAAGGAAAAATCAAGAACGTTATAGCTTAGCTAAGGGTACTTTAGTCCACAAAAATAAGGTaactagagaaaaaaatatttcatcatGTCAATTATGCTGATAACAAAGCTCAAGAGGGAGGTTGTTATTTCTACAAAACTTTAGGGGTCATTCTCATttccttatatataataaataaataaaaattcaaggcACGTTATAAGAATAATAGCTCTAATCTCACACTAGGAAAGGGGAAAATATGGCTCTGATAACATGTTAGAGAAATTAACATGGgtaaagaaagaagagatgatataagtggggaaaaaaatgaaaattttaatgtgATTATCTTAATGGCCTACACCCCGATACAAATTCCGAAACGACTACATATTTACCATTGACTATAGTTTTACAATGCATGCATTGAAGGGTTTCTATTTAAGAAATAGTATAACATGACAAATACAATAATTGCAAAACCACtatagtatatgatattatAGAAAGCCAAGGTATTCCACGTACAACACAACACAATGCAATAGTAATGTTATTCtcatattaatataataataaggtttttaataaaaaactaaacgAAGGTATAAGTTTTCAACAAATGAAATGGTATATTGAACaagtttaattagtttaaagATTTCCACTTGATtccaagaaaagagaaagaatttgaaagaaaagCCTATTTGTCATTGTAAATCCTAAAGGGCAATACAAAAGATCATATCACATCTAAGAAAATTGAGGTTAATTAGTTTGTGTTCAATTCTCACTTCTCTTTTTTAGATGATTGCATTATATGTAATGTTGGGGATGGCAACAAGACAAGATGGGTTGGGGTTGCATTAGGGTGtctgtcacgccccaaacccaaaagggtccaaagcatgaaaCACCGAGCCTTCAAGAGGTAttgtagtgattttttttttttttttccatttgataaaataaataaatttattgatctCTCCACAATACAAGTTAGAGCTCCATGACACATTTACAAGCAATACAAACTACAAATCATGTGTCTCCAAATACACTTAACAATCCAACgttccaaataaaataaacacaaagccATGATCCTCTCTAAGGTATGCAACCTCAATAGAAAATCTAGGCCTACTACACCCAAGGCTAACAAACGTCAAGTATCCAACCTCCAATAGAATTGATTATGATCTCGTTGAACTTTGCAAGATTGAGTCATCAACTATTAATGGCCCAAGTCTCCCAATTTAATATAGCACTCCAATCACCACCAATAAATTAAGCTCCATGCCCGACGTGTAGCTAATTTATCTGAAAAACTGTTGGAGATTGGGATGAGCTAAAGCCCAGTaaatagcataattaatggggtgagagaaatgcaagtttcatgataataaacattttacaaaacatgttataatttGGGAATTTCCATGAAAATCCAGCAAAtccatttttcttaataaaataacaagaatgattaaaagaatGTAGCACCAAGCTTTTTCAAAGTATTCCAACATGTAACTACGTACTATTACTGTGAACTATCAAAACACCatttttaaaacctaaaatCCAACCCAAGGCCACGTGATAAGCCGCCATTAAGATGTTAGGTATGCCACAAAGACATCAAGTAATGCCACAAAGACATCAGTTATGCCACGAAGATCAATTATGCCACAAAGACATTAATTATGCCACAAAGACATCAATCCGCCACAAAGACGGGGTGCCAAGATACCAATGTCATAAAGACTACGACATCTGGCTGGGTAATCACCGGGTAGTCACGTGTTACAGCCCACGGGTAAAAGCATAAAGAGCTCACAGTTTACATGAAATCAAAACACTGTTCAATTTCAAGTAGTTTCACAAAAACCCTTGAATACCCAATACAAGgttctcaaattttttaaaatcatttctTGTCAATaacattttctatcaatttcccaaataTCACAAGTCAAGATAAAACATCTTTAGaatttgcaaataatgcaaCAAATCCATAAAAGCCATTCTCAAGAATTATATCAAAGATGTTTATCTCTTCCATACTAACAAATCATACATTTCCCCATATGCAATATTAAACATGATGCGCTTTTCATATTTATAATCATATATGATAGGGTCACAACACAAtactttttaagaaaaacatagttccacaaataattttccaaaatgtgtttgatcCAAACAAAGTTTATGCAACatgattattttccaaaaatcccattaaaaagctacttaccttaGCAGTCCATTCCAAATTTACCTCAACCGGGCACCGCATTCAACCAATCAAGTTACTAGTTCCATCACCAAGTACTTTAGAACCTAGAAACACAAGTATCAAGCCTATTAAAACAAGGCCTACAACAAAATTACACTATCAAATTTGTCTCCATAAATCCGAGAAGGTTCCCTCAAAAATCAAACCTAAGGCCCTAAAGCCTAGTTTGACCACCAAGACAAGTACCCCTATCCAAACAGGAACCAAACaagcatccaagaaactcatagTGCTTACACaaccaaaacattttaaattcaTTGCCGCAATAATGTGCATCATAAGATAATATAGCATACTCATGAATCTCTTTGGGtactaaataatataaaagcTAAAGATAAGATCAACCAAGGTTTGGGATTAATTCCACAATTTCTCAACGTTTTAGTCTTACCTTCAGATTCAGTACATAGCAGGGCAgccattttgtaaaaattgtttgGTCAATGAAAAGTTATCTGATTACTTCAAAACTTTAAGGGAACATTCCCCTATATTTATAAATTGTACCACAGAAAATTCAGCCCAAAACGATTTTTCtgcaatttattaaaaatcatgcaTTGCGGCTGACTCAAATCTGTCATGACAGCTTTAGAAAATTGCTAAAGTTGTAAGACTAGTCCAAATTATTTGAGAATTCACTCACATTAAACCACCAAATTTAAAGCATATTAAAAACAaggaatcaaacccaaaaatcacaTATAAACAACTTATCAAACACTTGGTATGCAAAAGCACATGCTCACACTTAACTTGCATAAATTCATAGTTATCACCCCACGCACACCCACATTTGCCAAAGTCATTTAAAATGCAAAGAACACACTTCCAAAAATCACCCAAACTTCCACAAAATCAATCCACACGATGGATCAAGGAACCCAAATTTTAACGATGGAGAAACCCCAAATGATCACCATTTGTAAAAACCCTTAACCATTTAACAATTAAGcccacaaaatcaaaaacccataTACAAAATTACAAGAACATCACCCAAGAAGCTCATAAATCTCATGAACATCATTATCAAAGCTTAGATTAAAATAACCTTAGGCAAAAGTATAAAACCCACTAAAAGATTAGATATTTTTACCTTAAATCAAAAAAGATGAATATGCCTTCGAGGTTCCTAGAGAGCTTTGCGGTGATCATGCTGGAAAAAATGGTGGAGATGGTGGGGAAGGAGGTACACGGTGGGAGAGAGTGAGGGAGGAGTTCTTGTTATGTTTGTGagg
This genomic window contains:
- the LOC126696763 gene encoding transcription factor HHO5-like isoform X1, which translates into the protein MSFFISHQLQKMKNSDRIGSVRQYNKSELPRLRWTAELHDLFVEAVEHLGGKDNILGFAEATPKRILQMMSVKGLTISHVKSHLQMYRSMKDRSNISVLVPTKHYLRERKAHSKDLRTFSVCSPQRPLGDELRQGEYDSRVFGHEIFSEDSNRLLQTIEETSNRHQDTNTCLVCSMSNETSGPDEICELSLSSAPPAMHSVEEREFWPLTDYNIPDSSSLNEFINIPHFHSLGSSSINLDLTI
- the LOC126696763 gene encoding transcription factor HHO5-like isoform X2, coding for MSFFISHQLQKMKNSDRIGSVRQYNKSELPRLRWTAELHDLFVEAVEHLGGKDKATPKRILQMMSVKGLTISHVKSHLQMYRSMKDRSNISVLVPTKHYLRERKAHSKDLRTFSVCSPQRPLGDELRQGEYDSRVFGHEIFSEDSNRLLQTIEETSNRHQDTNTCLVCSMSNETSGPDEICELSLSSAPPAMHSVEEREFWPLTDYNIPDSSSLNEFINIPHFHSLGSSSINLDLTI